A DNA window from Argopecten irradians isolate NY chromosome 10, Ai_NY, whole genome shotgun sequence contains the following coding sequences:
- the LOC138332617 gene encoding serine/arginine repetitive matrix protein 2-like, protein MRKANGAAKGTMRSERMKMKNGRMSMKSGRIRMKSERMKMGRGRMGIQSGRKMLRSRRMRMKSGRMRMRRWRMRCGRMRCWMMRSGRMRSGRMRNGRMRSRRMRMRSWRMRSRRMWMRSGRMRMRSERMRSGRMRSRRLMMRSWRMRRIKMRSRRMRIRSGRMRSGRMRIRSGRMRSGRMRSGRMRSRRMRMRSRRMRMKSWRMRSGRMRSRRMRIRVGG, encoded by the coding sequence ATGAGAAAAGCAAATGGAGCAGCAAAGGGGACGATGAGGAGTGAGAGAATGAAGATGAAGAATGGGAGAATGAGTATGAAGAGTGGGAGGATAAGAATGAAGAGTGAGAGGATGAAGATGGGGAGAGGGAGGATGGGGATACAAAGCGGAAGGAAGATGTTGAGGAGTAGGAGGATGAGGATGAAGAGTGGGAGGATGAGGATGAGGAGGTGGAGAATGAGGTGTGGGAGGATGAGGTGTTGGATGATGAGGAGTGGGAGGATGAGAAGTGGGAGGATGAGGAATGGGAGGATGAGGAGTAGGAGGATGAGAATGAGGAGTTGGAGGATGAGGAGTAGGAGGATGTGGATGAGGAGTGGGAGGATGAGGATGAGGAGTGAGAGGATGAGGAGTGGGAGGATGAGGAGTAGGAGGCTAATGATGAGGAGTTGGAGGATGAGGAGGATAAAGATGAGGAGTAGGAGGATGAGGATTAGGAGTGGGAGGATGAGAAGTGGGAGGATGAGGATTAGGAGTGGGAGGATGAGGAGTGGGAGAATGAGAAGTGGAAGGATGAGGAGTAGGAGGATGAGGATGAGGAGTAGGAGGATGAGGATGAAGAGTTGGAGGATGAGGAGTGGGAGGATGAGGAGTAGGAGGATGAGGATTAGAGTGGGAGGATGA
- the LOC138333458 gene encoding G2/mitotic-specific cyclin-B-like: protein MAVTRSQSANVLQQNLKIAINKENPDLKALTTKTIGLGQVARPVSHAGQRSALGDIRNKVSAISIDPTKKQTAIKKEIVQLSNKLQPQQSLVLNKTKATSSLKSLIETQTDYANHVHLDAEEPVHIKPEPKIPDLLRSMPSQPSTVSLVPPVKTECMDISEDKPEAFSKALLKVQDIDANDKENPQLVSEYVNDIYNYMRHLEEKYTVRPNYLEGLEVTGKMRSILIDWLCQVHHRFHLLQETLYLTVALIDRFLQLCPVPRSKLQLVGVTCMLIASKYEEMYAPELADFVYITDNAYQKKDIRDMEAKILRALDFNMGKPLCLHFLRRDSKAGQVDAMKHTLAKYLMELTIIEYDMVHHNPSEIAAGALCLSMLLLDGSKWTDTLSHYSSYSESDLMPMVHKLSTLVIKAEKSKLTAVRTKYASSKFNKISTISELQSQTLIDLAAAAEAAS from the exons ATGGCTGTTACTAGATCACAGTCG GCAAATGTACTTCAACAGAACTTGAAGATTGCAATAAACAAGGAAAATCCCGATCTGAAAGCATTGACGACAAAAACAATTGGACTTGGTCAAGTTGCTCGTCCAGTTTCGCATGCAGGTCAAAGGTCTGCTCTAGGGGACATTCGAAACAAAGTTTCTGCTATATCTATAGACCCCACTAAAAAACAGACTGCCATCAAAAAGGAAATTGTTCAATTATCAAACAAACTTCAACCTCAACAATCATTGGTgctaaacaaaacaaaagccACATCCTCCCTAAAATCATTGATAGAGACGCAAACAGACTACGCCAATCATGTCCACCTG GATGCAGAGGAACCTGTTCACATTAAGCCAGAGCCAAAGATTCCAGATTTATTACGGTCGATGCCTTCACAGCCATCAACTGTGTCTTTGGTTCCCCCAGTGAAAACAGAATGTATGGACATTAGTGAAGACAAACCTGAGGCATTCTCTAAAGCACTTCTCAAAGTGCAAGACATTGACGCAAATGACAAAGAGAACCCCCAGTTAGTCAGCGAGTATGTCAATGATATCTACAACTACATGAGACACTTAGAg GAAAAGTACACAGTTCGACCAAACTACCTCGAAGGCCTGGAAGTGACCGGTAAGATGCGATCTATCCTCATTGACTGGCTATGTCAGGTGCACCACCGCTTCCATCTCCTCCAGGAGACACTTTACCTCACAGTGGCGCTAATAGACAGATTCTTACAG TTGTGTCCTGTACCCAGAAGTAAACTACAGTTAGTGGGAGTCACATGTATGTTAATAGCATCCAAATACGAGGAAATGTATGCGCCAGAATTGGCAGACTTTGTGTACATAACGGACAATGCTTATCAAAAGAAAGACATTCGTGATATGGAAGCCAAAATTCTGCGTGCTTTAGATTTCAATATGGGAAAACCTCTGTGTTTACATTTTCTACGACGGGATTCCAAGGCTGGCCAG GTTGATGCTATGAAACACACACTTGCCAAATACCTGATGGAGTTGACGATCATAGAATACGACATGGTACATCATAACCCTTCAGAAATCGCTGCTGGGGCCCTCTGTCTGTCCATGTTGCTTCTTGATGGCAGCAAATGg ACGGACACGTTGAGTCACTACAGCTCCTACTCAGAAAGTGATCTGATGCCCATGGTCCACAAATTATCAACTCTAGTCATCAAAGCTGAAAAGAGCAAACTCACA GCTGTCAGAACAAAGTATGCCAGTTCTAAGTTCAACAAAATCAGCACCATCTCAGAACTACAATCTCAAACATTAATAGACTTGGCAGCGGCGGCGGAGGCAGCATCATGA